From Callithrix jacchus isolate 240 chromosome 3, calJac240_pri, whole genome shotgun sequence, a single genomic window includes:
- the LOC118152303 gene encoding uncharacterized protein LOC118152303 isoform X2, with the protein MGCRLSLLLLPHGVPEPGGRDTLKPRVCAGWRGLGAPGLPTARATGIARAAPGEVMAADHRSGHPSAGRPAAGRWCPPHPNTQGNPAKVTLRLRPSSSTAQQSPVLPKIVLSTFPLEHRSSPKGELGMGYRLKKMKRYLRSPAASECHIL; encoded by the exons ATGGGCTGTCGTCTCAGCCTGTTGCTCCTGCCACACGGTGTGCCTGAGCCCGGAGGGAGGGACACTTTGAAACCTCGAGTGTGCGCTGGGTGGCGGGGCCTCGGTGCACCGGGCTTGCCGACTGCGAGGGCCACGGGGATTGCCCGAGCCGCGCCTGGGGAGGTGATGGCTGCCGACCACCGGTCGGGGCACCCCAGTGCAGGCCGCCCAGCTGCCGGCAGATGGTGCCCTCCTCATCCGAACACGCAGGGAAACCCAGCTAAAGTAACGCTCAGACTCCGCCCCAGCAGCTCTACGGCGCAACAGTCACCCGTTCTTCCCAAAATAGTGCTGAGCACGTTTCCCCTGGAACACCGCAGTAGCCC AAAAGGAGAACTAGGGATGGGTTACAGGTTGAAAAAGATGAAGCGTTACCTCCGAAGTCCGGCCGCAAGCGAATGTCATATCCTTTGA
- the LOC118152303 gene encoding uncharacterized protein LOC118152303 isoform X1 yields MGCRLSLLLLPHGVPEPGGRDTLKPRVCAGWRGLGAPGLPTARATGIARAAPGEVMAADHRSGHPSAGRPAAGRWCPPHPNTQGNPAKVTLRLRPSSSTAQQSPVLPKIVLSTFPLEHRSSPCVSKLQTRVTGKGELGMGYRLKKMKRYLRSPAASECHIL; encoded by the exons ATGGGCTGTCGTCTCAGCCTGTTGCTCCTGCCACACGGTGTGCCTGAGCCCGGAGGGAGGGACACTTTGAAACCTCGAGTGTGCGCTGGGTGGCGGGGCCTCGGTGCACCGGGCTTGCCGACTGCGAGGGCCACGGGGATTGCCCGAGCCGCGCCTGGGGAGGTGATGGCTGCCGACCACCGGTCGGGGCACCCCAGTGCAGGCCGCCCAGCTGCCGGCAGATGGTGCCCTCCTCATCCGAACACGCAGGGAAACCCAGCTAAAGTAACGCTCAGACTCCGCCCCAGCAGCTCTACGGCGCAACAGTCACCCGTTCTTCCCAAAATAGTGCTGAGCACGTTTCCCCTGGAACACCGCAGTAGCCCGTGTGTGTCGAAATTACAAACCAGGGTGACCGG AAAAGGAGAACTAGGGATGGGTTACAGGTTGAAAAAGATGAAGCGTTACCTCCGAAGTCCGGCCGCAAGCGAATGTCATATCCTTTGA